Proteins from one Juglans microcarpa x Juglans regia isolate MS1-56 chromosome 1S, Jm3101_v1.0, whole genome shotgun sequence genomic window:
- the LOC121247778 gene encoding thionin-like protein 2 → MEETRLRSVAIVVICLMLGMVVKDSTAYDKQKYESCFSLCCLDSYQPPFSCSFKCLKKGMKPAFTRFESGNESAKRIVSCKVRCAESKCSKISTQKHPNGDQVGICMENCSKTCKSQTPPQGPRS, encoded by the exons aTGGAGGAAACGAGACTTAGATCAGTAGCAATTGTGGTGATTTGTTTGATGCTGGGGATGGTTGTGAAGGATTCCACAGCCTACGATAAGCAGAAGTATGAAAGTTGCTTCAGTCTCTGTTGTCTGGATTCCTACCAGCCTCCATTTTCGTGCTCCTTCAAGTGCTTGAAAAAAGGCATGAAGCCCGCATTCACTCGATTTGAATCCGGCAACGAATCAGCGAAGCGCATTGTTTCCTGTAAGGTTCGCTGTGCTGAGTCCAAGTGCTCCAAAATCAGCACCCAAAAACAcccaa ATGGAGATCAAGTGGGTATTTGTATGGAAAATTGCTCGAAGACTTGCAAGAGTCAGACTCCTCCTCAAGGGCCTAGGAGTTAA